One Thermoplasma volcanium GSS1 genomic window carries:
- a CDS encoding 4Fe-4S binding protein — MVELKVKTEMDVDRNLCNYCGACVGMCPTDAIWLDETVIKIHEEKCIECGFCIVGCPTGAINAEWFHGNL, encoded by the coding sequence ATGGTGGAGCTGAAAGTTAAAACAGAGATGGATGTAGATAGAAACCTCTGCAATTACTGCGGAGCCTGTGTAGGTATGTGTCCAACCGATGCCATATGGCTCGATGAGACAGTAATCAAGATCCACGAGGAAAAATGCATAGAGTGTGGTTTTTGCATAGTTGGATGCCCAACTGGGGCAATAAATGCGGAGTGGTTCCATGGAAACTTATGA
- a CDS encoding signal recognition particle protein Srp54: MVLESLSSSLRETIRKITGSTYIDKNTVKEISKDLQRILLKADVNVQTVLNITKEMERRALEEKPPVGMAHQDYMVKIIYEELLKILGEPSNVELKPQTIMLVGLYGHGKTTSAGKLSRFFMKKGLSAGLIAADVHRYAAYEQLQQIAESVNAKFYGDPKEKDPVKIIKNGLEVLKDAQVKIIDTSGRDSLDSDLIEEIRRIKEAVKPDQVLMVIDATMGQQAGPESKAINDAVGVTGIIITKMDGTAKGGGALSAVAKMRVPIYFIGTGEHMDDMEIFDPKKFLSRLLGLGDLETLFETVKEANITEEEAQKSFEKLMTGKFNLKDMYDVWEKFSRPGLMKKLVDSLPLAKLPGSQKINDDQILTAEQKLQRYRIIMDSMTFQELENPEIINAKRITRIARGAGVREEDVRMLLKEFKAMKNNMKLMKGNRGFKKILQSNFRSGNFGLDDLGLK, from the coding sequence ATGGTCCTCGAAAGTTTATCAAGCTCCCTGAGGGAAACTATCCGAAAAATAACTGGTTCAACCTATATAGATAAGAATACGGTTAAGGAGATATCAAAGGATCTTCAACGTATACTGCTTAAGGCCGATGTAAATGTACAAACCGTTCTTAATATTACAAAGGAAATGGAGAGGAGGGCCCTAGAGGAGAAGCCCCCGGTCGGCATGGCCCACCAGGACTACATGGTCAAGATAATTTACGAAGAGCTTTTGAAAATACTCGGCGAACCTTCAAATGTAGAGCTGAAACCTCAGACTATAATGCTCGTGGGGCTCTACGGGCACGGGAAGACCACATCCGCTGGAAAATTGTCCAGGTTCTTCATGAAGAAGGGGCTATCGGCAGGCTTGATAGCGGCAGATGTCCACAGGTATGCCGCTTACGAACAGCTCCAGCAAATTGCAGAATCGGTAAACGCAAAGTTTTATGGAGACCCTAAAGAAAAAGATCCAGTAAAAATAATAAAGAATGGCCTAGAGGTTCTTAAGGACGCTCAGGTTAAGATAATAGATACTAGCGGTAGGGATTCCCTCGATTCAGATCTTATAGAGGAAATAAGAAGGATAAAGGAAGCAGTAAAGCCAGATCAGGTGCTTATGGTTATAGACGCTACTATGGGCCAGCAGGCTGGACCAGAGTCAAAAGCAATAAATGATGCTGTAGGCGTTACAGGCATAATAATAACTAAGATGGATGGTACAGCTAAAGGTGGAGGAGCACTAAGCGCTGTAGCTAAGATGCGTGTGCCGATTTACTTTATAGGTACAGGAGAACATATGGACGACATGGAGATTTTCGATCCCAAGAAGTTTTTGTCAAGACTCTTGGGGCTGGGAGATCTTGAGACACTATTCGAAACAGTTAAAGAAGCAAACATTACAGAGGAGGAGGCCCAGAAATCCTTTGAGAAACTGATGACTGGAAAATTCAACCTTAAGGACATGTACGATGTTTGGGAGAAATTTTCCAGACCAGGCCTTATGAAAAAGCTAGTTGATTCTTTGCCTTTGGCGAAGCTCCCAGGCAGCCAAAAGATCAACGACGACCAGATACTTACTGCGGAGCAAAAGCTGCAGAGATATAGGATAATAATGGACTCGATGACATTTCAGGAGCTTGAGAATCCGGAAATAATAAATGCGAAGCGCATAACAAGAATTGCACGCGGAGCCGGTGTAAGGGAAGAGGATGTAAGGATGCTTCTCAAGGAGTTTAAAGCTATGAAAAATAATATGAAATTAATGAAAGGGAACAGGGGCTTCAAAAAAATTTTACAGTCCAATTTCCGTTCTGGAAACTTTGGGCTTGATGATCTTGGCCTCAAATGA
- the tvoK gene encoding calcium-gated potassium channel TvoK, with the protein MRPFRTLVKVLQKIESSPLTKVFMAFIIVVLIGSYLEFLTQRNVKYSEIKNYFTAIWFTMETVTTVGYGDVVPVSNLGRVVAMLIMVSGIGLLGTLTATISAYLFQIRIERRGKLEKRLKNHTIICNWNAYTRNIIEGNRDEEAAPIVILSENTDNSEKYQNVFFVKGDCTSEDDLKNAAIEDAARVVIMSDIENNAIPEDLLDAKTLLSIFTVRKLNNAVEIIAEVRDEKNKKHAVSAGATEVLSVGELSSRLISRSISNPGLTDFILKSLSETEDFKIFSIEACGILPGMTVKDAASNLAEVCVIISVISKGKIEYPPDRSYKIGAGDYVVFLAKNKKEVEEAIKG; encoded by the coding sequence ATGAGGCCATTTAGAACATTAGTGAAAGTATTGCAAAAAATAGAGAGCAGCCCTCTTACGAAAGTTTTTATGGCTTTCATCATAGTCGTACTGATCGGGTCTTATCTTGAATTCCTTACACAGAGAAACGTAAAATATTCAGAGATCAAGAATTATTTCACGGCCATATGGTTCACAATGGAGACTGTAACAACAGTTGGATATGGAGACGTTGTTCCTGTATCTAATTTAGGCCGTGTAGTGGCAATGTTAATAATGGTGTCAGGCATAGGATTGCTAGGTACTTTAACCGCAACAATATCCGCATATTTATTTCAAATAAGGATTGAGAGGAGGGGAAAATTGGAGAAGCGATTGAAAAATCATACGATCATATGCAATTGGAATGCGTATACTAGAAACATAATTGAGGGAAATAGAGACGAGGAAGCGGCACCTATAGTCATCCTATCCGAAAATACCGATAATTCTGAAAAATACCAAAATGTTTTCTTTGTCAAAGGCGATTGTACAAGTGAAGACGATCTTAAGAATGCCGCAATAGAGGATGCTGCCAGAGTTGTGATCATGAGCGATATTGAAAACAACGCAATTCCTGAAGACCTGTTGGATGCTAAAACTCTATTATCGATATTCACTGTTAGGAAATTGAACAACGCTGTGGAAATAATAGCTGAGGTAAGGGACGAAAAGAACAAAAAGCATGCAGTTAGTGCAGGTGCTACCGAAGTACTGTCAGTAGGAGAGCTTAGTTCCAGGTTAATCTCCAGATCAATATCCAATCCCGGACTGACCGATTTCATATTGAAGTCTTTATCCGAGACAGAAGATTTTAAGATATTCTCTATTGAAGCTTGCGGTATCCTACCAGGGATGACCGTTAAGGATGCAGCCTCCAACTTAGCCGAAGTTTGTGTAATAATTTCAGTGATCTCAAAGGGAAAAATCGAATATCCACCTGACCGATCATATAAGATAGGTGCTGGTGACTACGTCGTATTTCTGGCAAAGAACAAGAAGGAAGTGGAAGAGGCTATAAAAGGATAA
- a CDS encoding coiled-coil domain-containing protein yields MVESIPTKDVRFKIQEDLDRRVKESGKTYKEIIYEYFNGSQNNDNIPEWVFEPEKANRIILFNHFKSLELNDYNKKFVRYVYHRITQMLEKNPSDEKLKDLREFVIEDMTNIESPFELDLVREAMKPIMEVKDSIYSDNGLVGEKKAIESEIGYLNSKKDQMQSEISQLSAEINDLNAKKSELEQAIAEMQKQIEDIQAGIDERIKAVFEENESMKKTLEEYEKTRADLATALSTVSQLKDLILQRDAEIKKLKDSYNDIFTRYDTLINKMTKREFEKINARELKKSQ; encoded by the coding sequence ATGGTAGAAAGCATCCCTACGAAGGATGTCAGGTTCAAGATACAAGAAGACCTCGATAGGAGAGTTAAGGAATCAGGTAAAACTTACAAGGAAATAATTTATGAATATTTTAATGGTTCTCAAAATAACGATAATATTCCAGAATGGGTATTTGAACCAGAGAAGGCAAATCGAATAATCCTTTTTAATCACTTTAAGTCATTGGAGTTAAACGATTACAATAAGAAGTTTGTACGATATGTTTATCACAGGATAACGCAGATGTTGGAAAAAAACCCTTCAGATGAAAAACTCAAAGACTTGAGGGAGTTTGTCATTGAGGACATGACTAATATTGAAAGCCCCTTTGAACTAGATTTGGTAAGAGAGGCCATGAAGCCCATAATGGAGGTAAAAGATTCCATATACTCAGATAACGGCCTAGTTGGTGAGAAGAAGGCAATAGAAAGCGAAATAGGGTACCTAAACTCAAAGAAAGATCAGATGCAGTCTGAAATATCGCAGCTAAGCGCAGAGATAAACGATTTAAACGCGAAGAAGAGCGAACTGGAACAAGCGATCGCAGAGATGCAAAAACAGATCGAGGATATACAGGCAGGCATAGACGAGAGAATAAAGGCCGTGTTCGAAGAAAATGAAAGCATGAAGAAAACTCTAGAGGAGTATGAAAAAACTCGTGCTGATCTTGCAACTGCACTCTCTACGGTTTCTCAGCTGAAAGACTTAATTCTTCAGCGTGATGCAGAGATTAAGAAGTTGAAGGATAGTTACAATGATATTTTTACTCGCTATGATACATTGATTAACAAAATGACCAAGAGAGAATTTGAAAAAATAAACGCAAGAGAGCTTAAAAAGAGCCAATAA
- a CDS encoding digeranylgeranylglycerophospholipid reductase → METYDVLVIGGGPGGSTAARYAAKYGLRTLMIEKRPEIGSPVRCGEGLSKGILNEADIKPDKSFIANEVKGARIYGPSEKRPIILQSEKAGNEVGFVLERDKFDKHLAALAAKAGADVWVKSPALGVIKEDGKVAGAKIRHENNVVEVRAKMVIAADGFESEFGRWAGLKSVILARNDIISALQYRMINIDVDPDYTDFYLGSIAPGGYIWVFPKGEGMANVGIGSSINFIHNRLELKNYLDRFIENHPGLKKGQDIQLVTGGVSVSKVKMPITMPGLMLVGDAARLIDPITGGGIANAIVSGMYAAQVSKEAIESNDYSPQMMGKYEKLVKDRFERKHLRNWVAKEKLAQLSDETLDKLVDIVSEQVLTTISVEAILKAIAEKYPEVVKELEDLI, encoded by the coding sequence ATGGAAACTTATGATGTCCTCGTCATAGGAGGAGGCCCTGGAGGCAGCACAGCTGCCAGGTATGCGGCAAAGTACGGCCTACGGACTTTAATGATAGAGAAGAGGCCTGAGATAGGATCACCTGTTAGGTGCGGCGAGGGCCTGTCAAAGGGAATACTAAACGAGGCAGATATAAAACCTGATAAATCGTTCATAGCTAATGAAGTAAAAGGTGCAAGAATATACGGGCCTTCAGAGAAGAGGCCAATAATACTTCAGAGCGAGAAGGCTGGCAACGAAGTAGGATTTGTTCTTGAGAGGGACAAGTTCGACAAACACCTAGCTGCTTTGGCTGCCAAGGCAGGAGCAGACGTATGGGTCAAGTCTCCTGCACTAGGCGTAATAAAGGAAGACGGCAAGGTAGCCGGTGCAAAGATAAGGCATGAAAACAATGTAGTGGAAGTCAGAGCCAAGATGGTGATAGCTGCCGATGGTTTCGAAAGCGAATTTGGCAGGTGGGCAGGCTTAAAGAGTGTGATACTCGCCAGGAATGACATCATATCTGCTCTCCAATATAGAATGATAAACATAGATGTCGATCCAGACTACACAGACTTCTATCTTGGATCAATAGCCCCTGGTGGATACATATGGGTATTCCCAAAAGGCGAAGGTATGGCCAACGTTGGTATAGGATCATCCATAAACTTTATACATAACAGGCTAGAGCTCAAGAATTACTTGGACAGATTTATAGAGAACCACCCGGGCCTTAAGAAGGGACAGGACATACAGCTTGTAACTGGCGGTGTTTCAGTTTCCAAGGTGAAGATGCCGATAACTATGCCAGGCCTGATGCTGGTTGGAGATGCAGCAAGGCTCATAGATCCAATCACAGGAGGTGGCATTGCAAACGCGATAGTATCTGGTATGTACGCTGCGCAAGTCTCTAAGGAAGCGATAGAGAGCAACGACTACTCGCCGCAGATGATGGGCAAGTATGAAAAGTTAGTCAAGGATCGCTTTGAAAGAAAACACCTTAGAAACTGGGTTGCGAAAGAGAAGCTTGCACAGCTATCGGATGAGACTCTGGACAAGCTTGTTGACATAGTATCAGAACAGGTTCTTACAACAATATCCGTCGAAGCCATACTGAAGGCGATTGCAGAAAAATATCCAGAAGTTGTGAAAGAGCTTGAAGACCTCATTTGA
- a CDS encoding lipoate protein ligase C-terminal domain-containing protein: MHVNRNWKAKKGLIRVSMDVENGVINNIKISGDFFMFPEESINELENMLKGSKIDNIKSIIDKFYNEGIITPGVEPQDFVNAIAGE, from the coding sequence ATGCACGTCAACAGAAACTGGAAGGCAAAAAAGGGGCTGATCAGAGTTTCAATGGATGTAGAAAACGGTGTCATAAATAACATAAAGATCTCTGGCGATTTCTTCATGTTTCCAGAGGAATCAATAAATGAACTTGAAAACATGCTCAAAGGTTCGAAAATAGATAATATAAAATCGATCATTGATAAGTTTTACAATGAAGGCATCATTACACCAGGAGTGGAACCGCAGGATTTTGTTAATGCGATAGCAGGTGAGTAA
- a CDS encoding AbrB/MazE/SpoVT family DNA-binding domain-containing protein, with product MRITIPKKVIQKLKINPEDIIGFYEEDGKIYIEKIE from the coding sequence CTGAGGATCACGATACCCAAGAAGGTAATCCAGAAGCTAAAGATTAACCCAGAAGACATAATAGGCTTTTACGAAGAAGATGGTAAGATCTACATAGAAAAAATAGAGTGA
- the serS gene encoding serine--tRNA ligase: MIDVKLLRSNRELFEKNCEYRGVDKAIIDQFFKLDEEWRSVNRELNGQRAEKNRMTRAIAESLKRGKIVSNEKDRVELINEKIVSLEKKIREIEEERDRVLWTIPNLIHESVPICFGDENNKIVRYVGHAKVYRDDEEEFLKGSGGNGDYEVIDERPKSHVDLGQELGIIDLESAAKISGARFYFIKNRLLKLEMALENYAVDFLSQRGFTVVEPPYMLNLESMRGATDLETFKDTLYKIEDEDLYLIATSEHSIASMLSNEFLEEKELPIRVAGVSACFRREAGAHGKDTKGIFRVHQFNKIEQFIFCKPEDSWDYLEEILSNAEEIYRSLGIPYRVVNVCSGELGRLAAKKYDIEAWFPAQGKFREIVSASNDTDYQARSLNIKYRKSGGNEFVHTLNSTAIATTRILVAIMENFQEDGRIRIPDVLVPYTGFQYIDKE, translated from the coding sequence ATGATAGATGTTAAGCTTCTGCGCTCAAACAGAGAACTATTTGAGAAGAATTGTGAGTATAGAGGTGTAGATAAGGCAATTATAGATCAATTTTTCAAGCTGGATGAAGAATGGAGATCTGTAAACAGGGAGTTGAATGGTCAAAGGGCTGAAAAGAATCGCATGACTAGGGCTATCGCAGAGTCCCTAAAAAGAGGCAAAATTGTAAGTAATGAGAAAGATCGAGTAGAGTTGATAAACGAAAAGATAGTTTCTTTGGAAAAAAAGATCAGGGAGATAGAGGAAGAACGAGATCGAGTTCTGTGGACCATTCCGAATTTGATACATGAAAGTGTACCTATATGCTTTGGTGATGAAAATAATAAAATAGTTAGGTACGTAGGGCACGCTAAGGTATATAGGGATGATGAAGAGGAGTTTCTCAAAGGATCAGGAGGCAATGGAGATTACGAAGTCATCGACGAGAGGCCGAAAAGCCATGTAGATTTAGGCCAGGAGCTCGGAATAATTGATTTAGAAAGTGCAGCGAAAATATCAGGAGCGAGGTTTTATTTTATAAAAAATAGGTTGTTGAAGCTGGAAATGGCACTCGAAAACTATGCAGTGGATTTCCTTTCGCAAAGAGGCTTTACCGTAGTCGAGCCGCCGTATATGCTGAACCTTGAAAGTATGAGGGGTGCAACAGACCTCGAAACGTTCAAGGATACGCTTTATAAAATCGAAGATGAAGACCTTTATTTAATAGCAACGTCTGAACATTCAATAGCTTCAATGCTTTCTAATGAATTTCTTGAAGAAAAAGAGCTTCCAATACGCGTTGCCGGAGTTTCGGCTTGCTTCAGGCGCGAGGCAGGCGCTCATGGAAAAGATACAAAGGGTATATTCAGGGTACATCAGTTCAACAAGATAGAGCAGTTCATATTCTGCAAGCCAGAAGATTCATGGGATTATCTTGAGGAGATCCTTTCAAACGCAGAGGAGATCTACAGGTCGTTAGGAATCCCCTATCGTGTCGTAAATGTCTGCTCAGGTGAACTAGGTAGGCTGGCCGCAAAGAAATACGATATTGAGGCCTGGTTCCCGGCACAGGGTAAATTCAGGGAGATTGTATCTGCATCTAACGATACAGATTATCAAGCACGTTCCCTTAACATAAAGTACAGGAAGAGCGGCGGGAACGAGTTCGTTCATACGCTGAACAGCACAGCCATAGCTACCACGAGGATACTGGTTGCAATTATGGAAAATTTCCAGGAAGATGGCAGGATAAGAATACCTGATGTCCTTGTGCCATATACAGGATTCCAGTATATAGATAAGGAATGA
- a CDS encoding tyrosine--tRNA ligase: MLIDKLMKNTREIVTLEDAQKLDQKAGVKSYIGIEPSGIPHVATAVMWPRKLAELQDDIKIYVLLADWHAMINNKLHGDLDLIRKGGELLKRSFMAEGLTKAEYLWASQLVSSSNYWEMFIKTAKRSTLKRLTRALPIMGRTEADAEKDFSMYIYPIMQVTDIFYLDVDIAFGGMDQRHAHMLARDIADKMKVKKAVSVHGYLLSSLKGNTRMDNFVKMSKSDPNSAILINDEYKDIERKVNAAFCPPEKVDGNPLAEIMKYVLIPYYGRDIIIEKPSGNVRIENVDQFQNDYISGKIAPTELKKAMIPILDEMIEPARKVAYDMDLSIFS; the protein is encoded by the coding sequence ATGCTGATAGATAAGCTCATGAAGAATACAAGGGAGATCGTTACTTTGGAGGATGCCCAGAAACTCGATCAGAAGGCAGGCGTGAAATCTTACATTGGGATAGAACCGTCAGGTATACCTCACGTTGCAACCGCTGTTATGTGGCCTAGAAAACTTGCTGAACTTCAAGATGACATTAAGATCTATGTTTTGCTTGCTGATTGGCATGCAATGATAAATAACAAGCTGCATGGTGACCTTGATTTAATAAGGAAGGGAGGGGAATTATTAAAACGATCATTTATGGCTGAAGGCCTTACAAAGGCCGAGTACTTATGGGCATCTCAACTAGTTTCTTCTTCGAATTATTGGGAAATGTTCATTAAAACAGCAAAGAGAAGCACGTTAAAACGGCTCACAAGAGCCCTTCCGATTATGGGAAGAACTGAGGCCGATGCAGAAAAAGACTTTAGTATGTACATTTACCCTATAATGCAGGTTACCGACATATTTTACCTGGATGTTGATATTGCATTTGGAGGGATGGATCAGCGACATGCTCATATGCTTGCCAGAGACATAGCCGATAAGATGAAGGTGAAAAAAGCAGTATCAGTCCACGGATACCTGTTGAGCAGCCTAAAGGGAAATACGAGGATGGATAATTTTGTAAAGATGTCCAAGAGTGATCCGAACTCGGCCATTCTCATAAATGATGAATACAAGGACATTGAAAGAAAAGTCAATGCTGCTTTCTGCCCACCCGAAAAAGTAGATGGGAATCCACTTGCTGAAATAATGAAGTACGTATTAATCCCGTACTATGGAAGAGATATAATCATTGAGAAACCATCTGGAAATGTTCGAATAGAAAATGTTGATCAGTTCCAGAATGACTATATATCCGGCAAAATTGCACCAACTGAGCTCAAAAAAGCAATGATACCTATCTTAGATGAAATGATCGAGCCGGCTAGGAAGGTCGCGTATGATATGGATTTAAGTATATTTTCCTGA
- a CDS encoding lipoate--protein ligase family protein, with product MDGRLLFLETPGNTRMSLAYDESLYRSFKEGDKPILRFYRHDRSVIIGYFQIAEEEVDLDYMKRNNIMLARRYTGGGAVYHDLGDLNFSVITESHDMNITAMFRTMNEAVVRSLSYLGLQARPGELNDVSIPINKKTDIMAGEKKIMGAAGAMRKGSKLWHAAMLVKTDLDMLSAVLKVPDEKFRDKLAKSTRERVANVTDFVDVSIEDVEKSLIKGISEVLKIDFKEDTLRDDEENLAKDLYDKKYSTEEWNMGLLRKQVA from the coding sequence ATGGACGGGAGGTTGCTATTTCTAGAGACTCCAGGAAACACAAGGATGAGCCTCGCGTATGACGAATCTCTTTACAGGAGTTTCAAGGAAGGAGATAAGCCCATACTAAGGTTTTACAGGCACGATCGATCCGTAATAATAGGATATTTTCAGATAGCTGAAGAAGAAGTTGACCTAGACTACATGAAAAGAAATAATATAATGCTCGCAAGGCGGTATACAGGCGGCGGAGCAGTATACCACGATTTGGGCGATTTGAACTTCTCGGTGATTACAGAAAGCCACGATATGAACATAACTGCTATGTTTAGAACAATGAACGAAGCAGTAGTTCGATCTCTGTCGTACCTCGGCCTGCAGGCGAGGCCTGGAGAATTAAACGACGTGTCTATTCCTATCAACAAAAAAACGGATATTATGGCAGGCGAGAAGAAGATCATGGGTGCGGCTGGAGCAATGAGAAAGGGCAGCAAGCTATGGCACGCTGCAATGCTCGTTAAAACAGATTTAGATATGTTATCGGCTGTCTTAAAAGTCCCAGATGAAAAATTCAGGGATAAGCTTGCGAAGAGCACAAGGGAAAGGGTTGCAAATGTCACAGACTTCGTAGACGTCTCAATTGAAGATGTAGAAAAAAGCTTGATCAAGGGGATATCAGAGGTACTAAAAATAGATTTCAAAGAGGATACTTTAAGGGACGACGAGGAGAACTTGGCGAAGGACTTATACGACAAAAAATACAGTACAGAGGAGTGGAATATGGGCCTGCTGAGGAAACAGGTTGCATAA